The following coding sequences are from one Humulus lupulus chromosome X, drHumLupu1.1, whole genome shotgun sequence window:
- the LOC133803192 gene encoding endo-1,4-beta-xylanase 1-like produces MYIYMKKLSLWFTSQVFKIKHSKQKHSSISEETMENLRKNDTADNSEEKIVDQIMTSASSSHATNIIRNHDFSQGLHSWHANSCSAIVASFDSKEVAAKSAGKYAVVVNRTECWQGLEQDITREISPGSTYLVSACVGVSGALQGPADVMATLKLEYQDSKTSYCFVGRTSVSKETWETLEGSFSLSTMPQKVIIYLEGPSPGVDLLIKSVVVTCTSPQKSEGDSSACTTAGDGNIILNPTFEDGLNNWSGRGCKIALHDSMGDGKIVPLSGKVFASATERTQNWHGIQQDISERVQRKLAYEVTAIVRIFGNNVKSSDLRATLWVQTPNQRDQYIGIANVQATDKDWTQLKGKFLLNGSPSKVVVYLEGPPSGTDILLNSLVVKHAEKAPPSPVPVIADPAFGVNIIDNSSLLNGTNGWFSLGNCSLNVETGSPHIIPPMARDSLGAHEPLSGRFIHVKNRTQTWMGPAQMITDKIKLFLTYQVSAWVRIGSGATGPQNINVALGVDNQWVNGGQTEINDDRWHEISGSFRIEKQPSKIMVYVQGPSSGVEFMLAGLQIFAVDREARFKHLRRQTDLIRKRDVILKFSGAESGNLHGAFVKVKQTQNSFPFGSCMSRSNIDNEDFVKFFVENFNWAVFGNELKWYWTEPQQGSLNYKDADDMLAFCQANKIEARGHCIFWEVEATVQQWIRSLNKNDLSTAVQNRLSSLLTRYKGKFRHYDVNNEMLHGSFYQDHLGKEIRSSMFKTASQLDPSALLFVNDYHVEDGCDTRSCPEKYIQHILDLQEQGAPVGGIGIQGHIDSPIGPIVSSALDDLGILGLPIWFTELDVSSENEYIRADDLEVMLREAYAHPVVEGVMLWGFWELFMSRENSHLVEAEGEVNEAGKRYLELKKEWLSRAHGHVGDEGEFGFRGFNGTYALEVVTGGKKVVKTFVVENDKGDSPLVVSIDLKA; encoded by the exons atgtatatatatatgaagaagcTCTCCCTATGGTTCACATCTCAAGTCTTCAAGATCAAACATTCAAAGCAAAAACATTCCTCg ATATCCGAAGAAACCATGGAGAATCTACGCAAAAACGACACCGCTGATAATTCAGAGGAAAaa ATTGTAGACCAAATTATGACCAGTGCCAGTAGCAGCCATGCTACAAATATCATCCGGAACCATGACTTCTCTCAAGGGCTGCATTCTTGGCatgctaacagctgcagtgcCATTGTTGCTTCTTTTGATTCAAAAGAAGTGGCTGCAAAATCAGCTGGCAAGTATGCTGTCGTTGTGAATCGTACTGAATGTTGGCAAGGGTTGGAGCAAGATATCACTCGTGAAATTTCTCCAGGCTCCACGTATTTAGTTTCTGCTTGTGTTGGAGTCTCTGGCGCTCTTCAGGGACCTGCAGATGTCATGGCAACTTTGAAGCTAGAATATCAAGATTCAAAGACCAGCTATTGTTTTGTTGGAAG AACTTCTGTGTCAAAAGAAACTTGGGAAACCTTGGAAGGCTCTTTCTCATTGTCGACAATGCCTCAAAAGGTTATCATCTATTTGGAAGGCCCTTCTCCTGGAGTTGATCTACTCATCAAATCTGTAGTCGTTACCTGTACAAGTCCACAAAAATCAGAG GGTGATAGCAGCGCATGTACCACTGCTGGAGATGGTAATATCATTCTTAACCCAACATTTGAGGATGGCTTGAACAATTGGTCTGGAAGAGGCTGCAAGATTGCTCTACATGATTCTATGGGAGATGGAAAAATCGTTCCACTATCTGGAAAGGTTTTCGCTTCAGCTACTGAACGCACTCAGAATTGGCATGGAATTCAGCAGGACATCAGTGAAAGAGTCCAGCGAAAGCTTGCTTATGAAGTTACTGCTATTGTTCGCATATTTGGTAACAATGTCAAAAGTTCAGATTTGCGGGCCACCTTATGGGTCCAGACACCAAATCAACGCGATCAATATATTGGAATTGCCAA TGTGCAGGCAACAGACAAGGACTGGACACAATTGAAAGGAAAGTTCCTTCTAAATGGCTCCCCATCAAAAGTGGTCGTTTATTTAGAAGGTCCTCCTTCAGGAACTGATATTCTTCTCAATAGTTTAGTTGTCAAGCATGCAGAGAAAGCCCCTCCTTCACCTGTACCAGTAATTGCG GACCCAGCTTTTGGAGTTAATATAATTGACAACAGCAGTCTACTTAATGGTACCAATGGGTGGTTTAGCCTTGGAAACTGCAGCTTAAATGTTGAAACTGGTTCACCTCATATAATTCCTCCAATGGCTAGAGACTCCCTTGGAGCTCATGAACCATTAAGTGGTCGTTTTATCCATGTGAAGAACCGAACTCAGACATGGATGGGGCCAGCTCAGATGATCACTGACAAAATCAAGCTATTCTTAACATACCAAGTGTCTGCTTGGGTTCGAATTGGCTCTGGTGCAACTGGTCCACAGAATATCAACGTTGCCCTTGGCGTTGACAATCAATGGGTCAACGGGGGACAAACCGAAATCAACGATGACAGATGGCATGAAATTAGTGGCTCATTTAGAATTGAGAAGCAGCCTTCCAAGATTATGGTTTATGTACAGGGCCCTTCTTCTGGGGTTGAGTTTATGCTTGCTGGGCTTCAGATTTTTGCTGTTGACAGAGAAGCAAGGTTTAAGCATTTGAGAAGGCAGACTGATTTG ATTCGTAAGCGTGATGTGATTCTTAAATTCTCTGGAGCGGAGTCAGGAAACCTGCATGGAGCATTTGTCAAAGTCAAACAAACCCAGAACAGCTTCCCATTCGGATCGTGCATGAGCCGGTCAAACATCGACAACGAGGACTTCGTGAAGTTCTTCGTGGAAAACTTCAACTGGGCCGTCTTCGGGAACGAGCTGAAATGGTACTGGACCGAGCCTCAGCAAGGTAGCCTCAACTACAAGGATGCGGACGATATGTTGGCCTTTTGTCAGGCAAACAAAATCGAGGCTCGAGGCCACTGCATCTTCTGGGAAGTTGAGGCCACGGTTCAACAATGGATTCGCTCACTGAACAAGAACGATTTATCAACCGCTGTCCAGAACCGACTCAGCAGTCTCTTAACTCGCTACAAGGGAAAATTCAGACACTACGATGTCAACAATGAAATGCTCCACGGCTCATTTTACCAAGACCATTTAGGCAAAGAAATCAGGTCGAGCATGTTCAAGACAGCCAGCCAATTAGATCCCTCAGCTCTCTTATTCGTCAACGATTACCACGTGGAAGATGGGTGTGACACAAGATCCTGTCCGGAGAAGTACATCCAACATATTCTGGACCTGCAAGAGCAAGGTGCGCCTGTTGGTGGTATTGGGATCCAAGGCCACATTGATAGCCCAATTGGGCCCATTGTAAGTTCTGCTCTGGACGACCTTGGGATTCTTGGGCTTCCAATTTGGTTCACTGAACTGGACGTGTCCTCTGAGAATGAGTACATACGGGCCGACGATCTTGAAGTGATGCTTCGAGAGGCCTATGCCCACCCTGTTGTGGAGGGAGTGATGCTATGGGGGTTTTGGGAGTTGTTTATGAGTAGGGAAAATTCTCACTTGGTGGAGGCTGAAGGGGAAGTCAATGAGGCTGGTAAGAGGTACCTTGAGTTGAAGAAAGAGTGGTTGTCACGTGCTCATGGGCACGTGGGTGACGAAGGGGAGTTTGGATTTAGAGGGTTCAATGGTACTTATGCATTGGAAGTTGTTACTGGGGGTAAGAAGGTTGTCAAGACGTTTGTGGTTGAAAATGATAAGGGTGACTCGCCCTTGGTGGTGTCCATTGATTTAAAGGCTTGA